From a single Gracilimonas sp. genomic region:
- a CDS encoding cbb3-type cytochrome c oxidase subunit 3 — protein sequence MYKNVLRAIEDIGIYPSISLILFFTFFVIMIIYLIKKGKHHWDDAARLPLEDDKMNYNQSEQ from the coding sequence ATGTATAAGAATGTATTACGTGCCATTGAAGATATTGGGATATATCCAAGCATTTCCCTGATTCTGTTTTTCACTTTTTTCGTGATTATGATCATTTATCTGATCAAAAAAGGAAAGCATCACTGGGATGATGCGGCACGCCTCCCCCTCGAAGATGATAAGATGAACTATAACCAATCAGAGCAATGA
- a CDS encoding cbb3-type cytochrome c oxidase N-terminal domain-containing protein, translating into MKILDDEKDLLLDHEYDGIRELDNHMPVWWLWLFYFTIAWGVGYMVYYYMLGGPSQEELYEMEMAAAEEQYNLDSSGDVDPQGGSDFTWAYLEDEARITEGKEIFMSNGNLCYTCHGSNGEGLVGPNLTDDLWIHGCSAEEMAASIIEGFPDKGMIAYGSGAPMSNDKVQSLISYIASIQGTEPAGAKAPDMSRAQPCTIE; encoded by the coding sequence ATGAAAATATTAGACGACGAAAAAGATCTGCTACTCGATCATGAGTATGATGGCATCCGCGAACTCGACAATCATATGCCTGTTTGGTGGTTGTGGTTGTTCTATTTCACCATTGCGTGGGGTGTTGGCTACATGGTATATTACTATATGCTCGGTGGTCCTTCTCAGGAAGAACTCTACGAAATGGAAATGGCAGCAGCCGAAGAGCAATACAATCTGGATAGTAGCGGTGATGTTGACCCTCAGGGAGGAAGTGATTTTACCTGGGCATACCTGGAAGACGAAGCTCGCATCACTGAAGGAAAAGAGATCTTCATGAGTAACGGTAACCTTTGCTACACCTGCCACGGGAGCAATGGTGAAGGGCTTGTTGGCCCTAACCTTACCGATGACCTCTGGATTCACGGCTGTTCTGCCGAGGAAATGGCTGCAAGTATTATCGAAGGCTTTCCCGACAAAGGTATGATCGCATACGGAAGTGGTGCGCCTATGTCTAATGATAAAGTGCAAAGCCTGATCAGTTACATAGCATCTATTCAGGGAACGGAACCTGCCGGAGCCAAAGCGCCGGATATGAGTCGGGCCCAACCCTGTACTATTGAGTGA